In Helicobacter sp. 11S03491-1, a single window of DNA contains:
- the tatC gene encoding twin-arginine translocase subunit TatC has translation MFEDLKPHIQDLRKRLMISVATLLVVFLICFSFWKHIFEWIKAPLAAVFGTHQVDGMLVQIEPLEGIFVALKVSFFAALAISVPVIFWQLWLFVAPGLYKNEKRVVLPFVFFGTIMFVCGAGFAYYVVFPFTIKYALMFGNEMFAANISASSYVTLFTRFVIGFGVAFELPVLAYFLAKIGLITDQTLKNYFKYAIVVIFILAAVITPPDVISQVFMALPLIGLYILSIVIAKVVNPAHKTQKEQDDTEE, from the coding sequence ATGTTTGAAGATTTAAAGCCCCATATCCAAGATCTTCGCAAAAGGCTTATGATTTCTGTAGCCACTCTTTTGGTGGTTTTCTTGATATGTTTTAGTTTCTGGAAACATATTTTTGAATGGATTAAAGCCCCTTTAGCCGCTGTTTTTGGCACTCATCAAGTAGATGGAATGCTTGTTCAAATAGAACCTCTTGAGGGGATTTTTGTTGCACTTAAGGTAAGCTTTTTTGCAGCGCTTGCTATTTCAGTCCCGGTAATTTTTTGGCAGCTGTGGCTTTTTGTAGCTCCAGGTTTGTATAAAAACGAGAAGAGAGTTGTCTTGCCTTTTGTTTTTTTTGGGACTATCATGTTTGTTTGTGGAGCAGGGTTTGCTTATTATGTTGTGTTTCCTTTCACAATTAAGTATGCTTTGATGTTTGGAAATGAAATGTTTGCTGCTAATATTTCTGCTTCTAGTTATGTTACGCTTTTCACAAGGTTTGTAATTGGTTTTGGAGTAGCATTTGAATTGCCTGTATTGGCTTATTTCTTGGCAAAAATTGGTTTGATTACAGATCAAACTTTGAAAAATTATTTTAAATATGCTATTGTGGTTATTTTTATTTTAGCCGCAGTTATTACTCCTCCGGATGTTATTTCGCAAGTCTTTATGGCTTTGCCTTTAATTGGGCTTTATATTTTATCTATTGTGATTGCAAAAGTTGTTAATCCCGCGCATAAGACGCAAAAAGAGCAAGACGATACAGAAGAATAA